DNA sequence from the Luteolibacter sp. Y139 genome:
TCCTCGACCGGCCATTGGCTGGCATTGGACCCGCGTGTGGCATCGGTGGCCTTGTGATCGGGTGCCGCCTTGCTCTCGATCCAACTCTCGGTGAGGCGGATGCCGGGGTCCTTGTGAATGGCGTGGTTCCCGGAGAAGTTGAGACCGAGGATGGCGGGCACCGGTCCCTTCGCACCATTCGGCACATAGACTAACAAGTCCACGCGCGGCCCCGGCTTGCCACCCGGATAGATCGCGATCTGAAGGCGCGTGGCCTTGCCGTCGAGGGCCACCACATCGCGGTCGAAGATTTCGAAGGCCATCGTCTCCGGCCGGCCGGGATTACGACCGTACATCTCCCGGGTGAATAGCTCGACCAGCTCTGGACGCCGCTTCTCTCGCCACTCAGCGGCGGTGGTGATCTTCGTGCCGTCGTTGGCGACGAGGGGATCAGGAACCTCACCAGCGTGGAGGGCGCTTGCGAGGAAGAGCAGAGAGAGAAGCTGGCGAGTCATGGGGAGATGGCGGTTGCCGCGTCGGGACTTCTTACTTGGCCGCTGGCTCGGGAGCCTTCTTGCCGGTCACGCCCTTGTAGGCGGCTTTCGCCATTTCGCCGGCGCCTTCGACATTCGGGTGCACGCGGTCGGGAAGGAGCGCGTCCTTGCCCTCAAGCGCCTTGTGCATGTCGATCAGGCCGAGGTCCATGTCCTTCGCAAGCTTGTCGATGCGCTTGATCCATTCCTTGTTGTTCTTCTCGTTGATGCCGAAGTTCCCGTCACCAATGACCGGGCACGGACGGCACACGTAGATGTGCGGCTTGCTCGCCAGTGCTTGGAAGGACTTCACCAGCTCCGTGTAGTCGGCGACGAACTCGGTCTCGTGCGCCCAGTTCTGCGGCTTGGTGTCATTCGTGCCGAGCATGATGATCACGACGTCTGGCAAAAGCGCGAGCGCGTCCTGATAGGCCTTCTCCTTCATGTAGGGAATATCGCCATTCTTGAGCAAGGTGCGTCCGCCGAGGCCGAAGTTGCTGACCTTCCACTTGTCGCCCAACAGGCTCTGGAGCTGGCCGGGGTAAGCGTTCTTTCCGGGGTCCGGCAGTCCCGATCCTTCCGTGATGCTATCGCCGATACAGGCCACCTTCACCGACTCCTTGAAGTCGGCGGGATTGACGGGCTTCGGCGGGGCGGCGGCAAGGGTGGAAACGGCGGCAAGGCCGGCAAACAGGACGCGGATGGATTTCATGGTCGTGGCTATACGGCCACAATCGCGAGATCCATCCGATCTCCAAAACGCAGCTCTGTCATACCTCGAACCGATACCCCTCCCCCCGCACCGTGACGATGTGCCCCTGATCGCCGATCTTCTGGCGCAGCCAGGCAATGTGGACGTCCACGGTCCGTGGCGTGATGAAGGGCTGATCTTTCCAGATCTGAGAAAGAATCGTCTCACGGGTCACCACCTGCCCCCGATGATTCACCAGCAGCCTGAGCAGCTCGGCCTCCTTCGCGGAAAGCGGGAGCGGCTGACCGTCCTTGAGGAACTCGCCTTTGGAAAAGTCGGCGCTGATCGCTCCGAAACGGATTGTCATCACCGGAGTCAGCTCGGTCTTCCGCAAGCGCCGCAGCAGGGCATCGATCCGGGCCAGGAGTTCGTCAGGATCGAAGGGCTTGACCAGATAATCATCCGCACCGGTGCGCAGGCCCTGGACACGGTCATCCACCTGCCCTCTTGCCGTAAGCATCAGGATGCCGCCATCGAAACCCGCCTCGCGAACGCCGCGGCAGATGTCGTAGCCGGATTTCCCCGGCAACATGACATCGAGGACCAGCAGGTCGAACGTTCCGGCGGTCGCAAGGCTGAGGCCTTGGTTCCCATCCGCGGCCCATGAGACCTCGTGGCCTTCCGCGCGCAAGAGATCGCACAAAACCTCGGCGATGCCGGGCTCATCCTCGACCAGCAGGATGCTCGCGCTCATCCATCCCCTCCTTCCGCAATGGGCAAACTAACAGTGAAGATCGCGCCGCGGCCGTTCTCTCCACTGCCCACCAAAATCTCGCCGCCGTGGGCCTCGATGATTTCCTTCACCAGGCTCAGGCCGATCCCGCTGCCGCGGATCTGCGCGCCATGCGCTGCGGCTCCGCGGAAGAATGGCTCGAAGATTTTCTCCTGCTCGGCTTTCGGAATGCCGGGACCACGATCGGCGATATGCACCTCAAGCCGCTGACCGGCGATCCGTGAACGCACTCCGATCCAGCCTCCGCTTCCACCATGATTCGCAGCATTGGAAAGGAGGTTCTGAAAAGCCCGCCGCAATGCTGCCTCATCGCCCATCACTGCTGGCAATGCCTCGGGACGAGCCACCTCGATCTCGCATCCGGACGTTTCTGCCGCGGTGTTCGCAAGCGCTTCATCGAGAACGC
Encoded proteins:
- a CDS encoding response regulator transcription factor produces the protein MSASILLVEDEPGIAEVLCDLLRAEGHEVSWAADGNQGLSLATAGTFDLLVLDVMLPGKSGYDICRGVREAGFDGGILMLTARGQVDDRVQGLRTGADDYLVKPFDPDELLARIDALLRRLRKTELTPVMTIRFGAISADFSKGEFLKDGQPLPLSAKEAELLRLLVNHRGQVVTRETILSQIWKDQPFITPRTVDVHIAWLRQKIGDQGHIVTVRGEGYRFEV
- a CDS encoding GDSL-type esterase/lipase family protein; amino-acid sequence: MKSIRVLFAGLAAVSTLAAAPPKPVNPADFKESVKVACIGDSITEGSGLPDPGKNAYPGQLQSLLGDKWKVSNFGLGGRTLLKNGDIPYMKEKAYQDALALLPDVVIIMLGTNDTKPQNWAHETEFVADYTELVKSFQALASKPHIYVCRPCPVIGDGNFGINEKNNKEWIKRIDKLAKDMDLGLIDMHKALEGKDALLPDRVHPNVEGAGEMAKAAYKGVTGKKAPEPAAK